A part of Prolixibacteraceae bacterium genomic DNA contains:
- a CDS encoding NAD(P)H-dependent oxidoreductase translates to MKILLIVGHPKFKDSIANKRIVERLRASDFEIDVRVLVDLYPDFKIDVEAEQIALTKVDTVIFQYPFWWYNMPGLMKIWFDEVFAHDFAYGSKGNKLKGKNFLLSFTVGGPPSAYQPIGQNHFRIGDFVKPMEQTAYLSQMHFIDPIYEHEMIYIPGVYHTREEVEARADRQAERILLALDKMIRNSF, encoded by the coding sequence ATGAAAATTCTGTTGATTGTTGGTCATCCAAAATTTAAAGATTCCATCGCGAATAAAAGAATTGTAGAGAGGTTAAGAGCTAGTGATTTCGAAATTGACGTGAGGGTATTGGTTGATCTTTATCCTGATTTTAAAATTGATGTGGAGGCTGAACAGATCGCTTTGACCAAAGTTGATACTGTGATTTTTCAATATCCATTTTGGTGGTATAATATGCCCGGATTAATGAAGATTTGGTTTGATGAAGTGTTTGCACACGATTTTGCTTATGGTTCAAAGGGGAATAAGTTGAAAGGGAAGAATTTTCTATTGAGTTTTACTGTTGGAGGGCCACCATCTGCATATCAACCAATAGGACAGAATCATTTTCGAATTGGGGATTTTGTTAAACCAATGGAACAAACAGCATACTTGTCTCAGATGCATTTTATTGATCCAATTTATGAACATGAAATGATCTATATTCCTGGGGTTTATCATACAAGAGAAGAGGTTGAAGCACGAGCAGATCGACAAGCAGAACGTATTTTGTTGGCTTTAGATAAGATGATTAGGAATTCATTTTGA
- a CDS encoding arylamine N-acetyltransferase, whose product MMNKEQVEQLILNEFMAVPFHSLYFYLRRRPVSLAYGGTCSDKVLHLYSKLLELGVKVQLQTSYMNDVESHRLLLIKIGGIDYIADIGNGWPSIKMFPTNEDYTYCAFGVGFHSRIFDDHVKIYREIDGFKKLVVDVPTVVKDEALIMRDIECRFNKDNNGPFLDTVRFGQVVGDRYLYLKDKTLFVYAEEQGLEVISMDGLSLFEIIDQYFYFDTKGFMEKSIALL is encoded by the coding sequence ATGATGAATAAAGAGCAGGTTGAGCAGTTGATATTAAATGAGTTTATGGCGGTGCCATTTCATAGTTTATATTTTTATTTGAGACGTAGGCCTGTTTCATTGGCATATGGAGGAACATGTTCTGATAAGGTGTTGCATTTGTATTCTAAGTTGTTAGAATTGGGAGTGAAGGTGCAACTTCAGACCTCATATATGAACGATGTTGAGAGTCATCGGTTGCTGTTGATAAAAATTGGTGGCATCGATTATATTGCTGATATCGGAAATGGATGGCCGTCGATAAAGATGTTTCCTACAAATGAAGATTATACATATTGTGCTTTTGGTGTAGGATTCCATTCTAGGATCTTTGATGATCATGTGAAAATATATAGAGAGATAGATGGATTTAAGAAGCTTGTTGTAGATGTGCCAACAGTAGTGAAGGATGAAGCATTAATAATGAGAGATATTGAGTGTCGTTTTAATAAGGATAATAATGGTCCTTTTTTGGATACCGTACGTTTTGGACAGGTTGTAGGAGATCGATATCTATATTTAAAAGATAAGACTTTGTTTGTCTATGCTGAAGAACAAGGTTTAGAGGTGATCTCGATGGATGGACTCTCTTTGTTTGAGATCATTGATCAATATTTTTACTTCGACACAAAAGGGTTTATGGAAAAATCGATCGCTTTACTATAA
- the argS gene encoding arginine--tRNA ligase, with the protein MDIEVIIKSKVKEAIAALYQSDIDESQVQIQQTRKEFDGDKTVVVFPFLRVSKKSPEVTAQEIGDYLKENLEEISDYNIVKGFLNLSISTAYWVGVLNEISGNPQYGFKPVTEDSELVMIEYSSPNTNKPLHLGHIRNNLLGFSISEIMEANGNKVVKTNIVNDRGIHICKSMYAWIKEGNGETPESSNKKGDHLVGEYYVKFDKMYKQQVNELVAEGMSEDEAKEKAPCMIDTRDLLRKWENKDEETIALWRKMNGWVYKGFDETYKRLGVSFDKIYYESDTYLTGRDEVLRGLKEGEFIQEDDGSVWADLESDGLDKKILLRSDGTSVYMTQDIGTAQMRYEDYPIDHMIYVVGNEQIYHFQVLSILLDKLGYKWGKDLYHFSYGMVELPQGKMKSREGTVVDADDLMDEMISVARKVSEDLGKLDGYTDAEKENIYRIVALGALKYFMLKVDPKKGMMFNPEESIDFNGNTGPFIQYTYARIQSVLRKANEAGINVPSVVPNIAPNAKEIELIKVLSLYGSCVADAGKNHSPALIANYVYDLVKCFNQFYHEYSINKEENKDIQSFRLALAAQVGKVIKSGFSLLGIEVPERM; encoded by the coding sequence ATGGATATAGAAGTTATAATTAAGAGTAAAGTAAAGGAAGCTATTGCCGCTTTATATCAAAGTGATATTGATGAATCACAAGTTCAAATACAGCAAACTCGAAAAGAATTTGATGGTGATAAGACTGTTGTTGTGTTTCCTTTTTTGCGAGTATCGAAGAAATCTCCTGAAGTAACTGCTCAGGAGATTGGTGATTATCTAAAGGAAAACCTTGAAGAGATCTCTGATTATAACATAGTAAAGGGCTTTCTAAATCTTTCTATTTCTACTGCATATTGGGTTGGAGTTTTGAATGAGATTTCTGGAAATCCTCAATATGGTTTTAAGCCAGTAACAGAAGATTCGGAATTAGTAATGATTGAGTATTCATCTCCGAATACAAATAAACCTCTTCACTTAGGACATATTCGTAATAACTTGTTGGGCTTCTCTATTAGTGAAATAATGGAAGCCAATGGAAACAAAGTGGTGAAAACGAATATTGTTAATGATAGAGGTATTCATATCTGTAAATCTATGTATGCATGGATTAAAGAAGGAAATGGAGAAACGCCCGAATCATCAAACAAAAAAGGGGATCACTTAGTTGGTGAGTATTATGTGAAGTTTGACAAGATGTATAAGCAACAGGTCAATGAACTAGTTGCAGAAGGCATGTCGGAAGATGAAGCAAAAGAGAAGGCTCCTTGTATGATTGATACTCGTGATCTTTTAAGAAAGTGGGAAAATAAGGATGAAGAGACTATTGCTCTTTGGCGAAAAATGAATGGTTGGGTATACAAAGGGTTTGATGAGACTTACAAGCGTTTAGGGGTAAGTTTTGATAAAATCTATTATGAGTCAGATACATATCTAACAGGTCGAGATGAAGTCCTTAGAGGTCTTAAAGAAGGTGAATTTATACAGGAAGATGATGGGTCCGTTTGGGCTGATCTAGAATCTGATGGATTAGATAAGAAAATTTTGTTGCGTTCGGATGGAACTTCTGTCTATATGACTCAGGATATCGGAACAGCACAAATGCGTTATGAGGATTATCCTATTGATCACATGATTTATGTGGTAGGAAATGAGCAGATTTATCACTTTCAGGTATTGTCTATTTTGTTAGATAAACTTGGATATAAGTGGGGTAAAGATCTTTATCACTTTTCTTATGGTATGGTCGAGTTACCACAAGGAAAGATGAAATCGAGAGAAGGTACGGTCGTAGATGCGGATGATTTGATGGATGAGATGATCTCTGTTGCGCGCAAGGTGTCGGAAGATCTTGGTAAATTAGATGGTTATACTGATGCCGAGAAAGAGAATATCTATCGTATTGTTGCTCTTGGCGCACTTAAATATTTCATGCTTAAGGTTGATCCTAAAAAAGGGATGATGTTTAATCCAGAAGAATCAATTGATTTTAATGGAAATACTGGTCCTTTTATTCAATATACTTATGCTCGAATCCAGAGTGTATTGAGAAAAGCAAATGAAGCTGGAATTAATGTGCCGTCAGTTGTTCCTAATATTGCTCCTAATGCGAAAGAGATTGAGCTGATTAAGGTGTTGTCTCTTTACGGTTCATGTGTTGCTGATGCAGGAAAGAACCATAGTCCTGCTTTGATTGCAAACTATGTATATGATTTGGTGAAATGCTTTAATCAATTTTACCATGAATATAGTATTAACAAAGAGGAAAATAAAGACATTCAATCATTCCGTTTGGCTTTAGCTGCTCAGGTTGGAAAGGTAATTAAATCAGGTTTTTCTTTACTTGGTATCGAAGTTCCAGAAAGAATGTAG
- a CDS encoding ABC transporter ATP-binding protein: MDILGHNISLSFGDKLVLDRFSFHVPSSARAVLKAPSGKGKSSLLRIIAGLQLMDEGDLYFNGELSLHANRKVLQKSMLWVPQNCIMPLERGIDLVTLMGYDRNIDTIHRYLDYLGLNSSILSLHLSELSGGEKQRLLLSISLSEYKPLLLLDEPTTGLDMESAQRLISLVDSLDQSTVISTSHDPVWIESCSQTIML, encoded by the coding sequence ATGGATATATTAGGGCATAATATTTCTTTGTCTTTTGGTGATAAATTGGTTTTAGATCGCTTTTCGTTTCATGTACCCTCTTCGGCACGTGCTGTTTTGAAGGCGCCATCAGGAAAGGGAAAGTCATCTTTACTTCGTATAATTGCAGGCTTACAGTTAATGGATGAAGGTGATTTGTACTTTAATGGAGAGTTGTCTCTTCATGCCAACCGTAAAGTTTTGCAGAAGTCAATGCTTTGGGTTCCTCAAAATTGTATAATGCCTTTGGAGAGAGGTATTGACCTTGTAACACTAATGGGATATGATCGGAATATAGATACCATTCATCGTTATCTTGACTATTTAGGGTTAAATTCAAGTATTTTGAGTTTGCATTTGTCTGAATTAAGTGGAGGTGAAAAGCAACGATTATTGTTGTCTATCTCTTTGTCTGAATATAAACCACTATTGTTATTAGATGAACCTACAACGGGTTTGGACATGGAGAGTGCCCAGCGTTTAATTTCATTAGTCGACTCGTTAGATCAATCTACGGTTATCTCCACTTCACATGATCCTGTTTGGATTGAATCCTGTTCTCAAACTATTATGTTATGA
- a CDS encoding DUF2807 domain-containing protein encodes MLTNTKKIWCISLIFLGLCLSSFQTLAVKNWTITSFKYLEARDYVNVEIRESQELKIEVVGSDLFKEYLKVDQSGDRLILSTTKKKLRRNESYGKSLVIIYTPSFKSIKTDGIGNVNIPGPFDFGDNFTIKSNGTGDIQGNVKANNFTASISGTGDCDMAIFCGDLQLKQNGTGDVDMKLKCSTYDFQFNGTGDHVLKIEEAVKGSIKNNGTGDVDGVMDVKDLFCKNSGTGNLSLNITSDKFELKQSGTCDAHLTGKTKKSYITSSMGNVKAKELTSDVSFVKVTGTGDVYVNASIKLNAILSSYGSLYYLGDPIIEHVCSSKGMIKRL; translated from the coding sequence ATGTTGACCAATACAAAGAAAATATGGTGTATATCGCTTATCTTTTTGGGGTTATGTTTATCCTCTTTTCAAACGTTAGCGGTAAAGAATTGGACAATTACTTCTTTTAAATACTTAGAAGCAAGAGACTATGTGAATGTAGAGATTCGTGAATCTCAAGAGTTGAAAATTGAAGTAGTGGGAAGTGATCTATTCAAAGAGTATCTTAAAGTAGATCAATCAGGTGATCGATTAATATTGTCGACAACAAAGAAAAAATTACGTCGTAATGAGAGCTATGGAAAAAGCTTGGTCATCATCTATACTCCATCATTTAAAAGTATTAAGACTGATGGCATCGGCAATGTAAACATTCCAGGGCCATTTGATTTTGGAGATAATTTTACCATAAAGTCGAATGGCACGGGTGATATTCAAGGGAATGTTAAAGCAAACAACTTCACCGCATCCATCTCAGGTACTGGTGATTGTGACATGGCAATTTTTTGTGGTGACCTTCAATTAAAACAGAATGGGACGGGAGATGTTGATATGAAGTTAAAATGTTCTACATATGATTTTCAATTTAATGGGACAGGTGACCACGTTTTAAAAATTGAAGAAGCTGTTAAGGGTAGCATTAAAAACAATGGTACGGGTGATGTAGATGGTGTAATGGATGTAAAAGATCTGTTCTGCAAAAACAGTGGTACAGGAAATCTAAGTTTAAACATTACATCTGATAAATTTGAATTAAAACAGTCTGGCACATGTGATGCTCATCTTACAGGAAAGACAAAAAAGAGTTATATCACATCTTCAATGGGAAATGTAAAGGCCAAAGAGCTAACCTCTGACGTAAGTTTTGTTAAAGTTACTGGTACTGGAGATGTGTATGTAAATGCATCCATTAAATTAAATGCTATTCTCTCTTCATATGGTTCATTATACTATCTTGGAGATCCTATAATAGAGCATGTTTGCTCAAGTAAAGGCATGATAAAAAGGCTCTAA
- a CDS encoding arylsulfatase translates to MKKPVLLFFAFLMISVFMAPDAHSQRRKKDQKPNIIVIWGDDIGLYNISYWNRGLMGYRTPNIDRIANEGIAFTDYYGEQSCTAGRSSFITGQCGLRTGMTKVGLPHAPSGQKADDLTIAEALKNHGYITGQFGKNHLGDKDADLPTNHGFDEFYGFLYHLDAMQEPENQDYPQDPSFMKKYGPRGVLDCTSDGPVKDTGPLTIDRMKVVDQEVTDRAIKFMDKAVAQGKPFFCWWNSSRMHFVTHIAEKYRGISGQGFYNDGMMEHDMHVGQLLDYLDKKGLTENTIVVYGTDNGPHYNAWPDGAITHFRSEKETNWEGAYRVPTFVRWPKEFKSGQVKNGLISHLDWLPTFVAAAGDTDIKKKLMDGEYEANDKKFKVYLDGYNMLPYLKGETNISPRDYFVYYNADAQIVALRYEQRNYTVGTSTFAAGGGTLGNTPAASKPDQVTSWKMVYAEQRAQSMALWAEPFTWLRLPKMFNLKRDPFERADHNSNNYWTWFINHAPIMYKANDIVFQHLATFNEYPPSQRPSSFTIGDASEQIYEKVGIGPGGSTGKGIK, encoded by the coding sequence ATGAAGAAACCTGTTTTATTATTTTTTGCATTTCTGATGATCAGTGTGTTTATGGCACCTGATGCTCATTCACAAAGAAGAAAAAAAGATCAAAAACCTAATATCATAGTGATCTGGGGAGATGATATTGGGCTTTACAATATCAGTTATTGGAATAGAGGTCTAATGGGGTATCGGACTCCAAATATTGACCGTATCGCAAATGAAGGAATTGCATTTACTGATTATTATGGAGAACAGTCATGTACGGCAGGTCGCTCTTCATTTATTACAGGACAGTGTGGTTTGAGAACTGGGATGACTAAAGTTGGTTTGCCTCATGCTCCGTCAGGACAAAAGGCCGATGATTTGACTATTGCAGAGGCCTTAAAGAATCACGGTTATATTACAGGACAGTTCGGTAAGAATCACCTAGGGGATAAAGATGCCGATCTACCAACTAATCATGGTTTTGATGAGTTTTATGGATTTTTGTATCACTTAGATGCAATGCAAGAACCAGAAAATCAAGATTATCCGCAAGATCCAAGCTTCATGAAGAAGTATGGACCTAGAGGAGTGTTAGATTGTACCTCAGATGGTCCTGTTAAAGATACAGGTCCTTTGACAATCGATAGGATGAAAGTTGTAGATCAGGAGGTTACTGATCGAGCTATAAAGTTTATGGACAAAGCAGTGGCGCAAGGGAAACCATTTTTCTGTTGGTGGAATTCATCTCGCATGCACTTCGTAACACATATTGCGGAGAAGTATAGGGGGATAAGTGGACAAGGATTCTATAATGATGGAATGATGGAACATGATATGCATGTCGGTCAATTGTTGGATTATCTAGATAAAAAAGGTCTGACCGAGAATACTATTGTGGTATATGGTACAGATAATGGTCCTCATTACAACGCATGGCCTGATGGTGCGATTACTCATTTTAGATCTGAGAAAGAGACAAATTGGGAAGGTGCTTATAGAGTTCCTACATTTGTACGTTGGCCTAAGGAATTTAAGTCAGGTCAAGTGAAGAATGGTTTGATTTCTCACCTAGATTGGTTGCCTACTTTCGTTGCAGCAGCAGGGGATACTGATATTAAGAAAAAGTTGATGGATGGTGAATATGAAGCAAATGATAAGAAGTTTAAAGTTTATTTAGATGGATATAATATGTTGCCTTATCTTAAAGGAGAAACAAATATTTCACCAAGAGATTACTTTGTCTATTATAATGCTGATGCACAGATTGTTGCGCTTAGATATGAACAGCGAAACTATACAGTTGGTACATCGACATTTGCAGCGGGTGGTGGAACTTTAGGAAATACTCCAGCGGCATCTAAGCCTGATCAAGTGACCTCATGGAAGATGGTGTATGCCGAACAACGAGCACAAAGCATGGCTTTATGGGCTGAACCATTTACTTGGTTGCGTTTACCAAAGATGTTCAATTTGAAACGAGATCCTTTTGAAAGAGCAGATCATAACTCTAATAACTATTGGACATGGTTTATCAATCATGCACCAATCATGTATAAAGCTAATGATATTGTTTTTCAACACCTAGCAACATTTAATGAGTATCCACCTAGTCAAAGACCATCAAGCTTTACTATTGGTGATGCATCAGAACAGATTTATGAGAAAGTTGGAATAGGTCCAGGAGGATCAACAGGGAAAGGAATAAAATAG
- a CDS encoding HAD hydrolase-like protein has protein sequence MEHAEVENVKFLIERNGHESEGIEDLLMHLKSRGLKIGLATNSLYELIPIILKKIYISDYFDFCTSAEYEQEGKPNLAVYLTVATQFNVDPSICVVFEYSYS, from the coding sequence GTGGAGCATGCGGAGGTAGAGAATGTGAAATTTTTGATTGAGAGAAATGGTCATGAAAGTGAAGGTATAGAGGATCTACTGATGCATTTAAAGTCTCGGGGTTTGAAGATAGGTCTTGCTACTAACTCTCTGTATGAATTAATCCCTATAATATTAAAAAAAATATACATTTCTGATTATTTCGACTTTTGTACGTCTGCTGAATATGAGCAAGAAGGTAAACCTAACCTTGCGGTATATCTGACTGTTGCAACACAATTTAATGTTGACCCTTCAATTTGTGTTGTATTTGAGTATTCTTATTCTTGA
- a CDS encoding haloacid dehalogenase type II, which translates to MANNTSNDIKVIFLDVNETLLDLTSMRSSVGKALGNNPQLTELWFSKMLHYSLVSNEINQYEKFSDIGIATLLMVAKSKEIPLTQQEAKTAIVTPLRSLPAHDDVIKGLQILKNKGYRIITLTNSSYEGVKLQMNNAQLSPYIDEMYSVDSVQKFKPSLKSYQWAIKQAGIKPQEAILIAAHGWDIAGAQKAGLKTAFIAREGKELFPLSPKPNYNEKTLIDIANKL; encoded by the coding sequence ATGGCAAATAATACATCCAATGATATTAAAGTTATTTTTCTTGATGTTAACGAAACTTTACTAGACTTAACTTCAATGAGGTCATCAGTAGGTAAAGCCCTAGGAAACAACCCACAACTTACAGAACTGTGGTTCTCAAAGATGCTCCACTACTCTCTTGTTTCAAATGAGATAAATCAATATGAAAAGTTCAGTGATATAGGAATAGCAACTCTTCTAATGGTGGCAAAATCCAAAGAAATACCTTTAACTCAGCAAGAAGCAAAGACTGCAATTGTAACCCCTTTGCGTTCACTGCCAGCACATGATGATGTAATAAAGGGACTTCAAATATTAAAAAATAAAGGCTATCGAATTATTACGCTTACAAACTCTTCCTATGAAGGCGTTAAATTACAGATGAATAATGCACAATTATCTCCATATATTGATGAAATGTACAGTGTTGATTCAGTTCAAAAATTCAAACCTTCACTAAAAAGTTATCAATGGGCCATCAAGCAAGCTGGAATAAAACCACAAGAGGCAATACTTATCGCAGCGCATGGGTGGGATATTGCTGGAGCTCAAAAAGCAGGTTTAAAGACAGCATTTATTGCTCGAGAAGGCAAAGAATTATTCCCACTTAGTCCCAAACCTAATTACAACGAAAAAACGCTCATAGACATCGCCAACAAACTCTAA
- a CDS encoding ABC transporter permease: MKPIVEIDLLTLGVSLLLLLFPLYIFYRYKISLIKEMGVSVVRMFVQLLLVGFYLQWIFDLNNPLVNIVWITMMLLVGAGTTVQRTGLSFGRFFLPLFVANTLTVIVIFVFLRLFVFDRQTAWDARYMIPIIGMLLGNALNSSIIGIEKYLKARKAYRDFFDFVRIQTGRPNLASRPFIREAIQQTISPLLAGISVTGLISLPGMMTGQILGGSAPTVAIRYQILILVTIFAGTTLILYLSLLAIQYTLNRRLYKE; the protein is encoded by the coding sequence ATGAAGCCAATTGTTGAAATAGATCTACTAACCTTAGGGGTGTCTTTGCTATTGCTGCTGTTTCCACTTTATATATTTTATCGATATAAAATATCACTTATCAAAGAGATGGGAGTTAGTGTGGTTCGAATGTTTGTTCAGTTGTTGTTGGTTGGCTTTTACCTCCAGTGGATTTTTGATCTGAATAATCCACTAGTTAATATTGTATGGATTACGATGATGTTATTGGTCGGAGCAGGTACAACTGTGCAGAGAACTGGGCTCTCTTTTGGTCGTTTTTTTCTTCCATTATTTGTTGCAAATACATTAACTGTAATTGTAATATTTGTTTTTTTGCGTCTGTTTGTTTTTGATCGACAGACTGCGTGGGATGCTCGTTATATGATTCCTATTATTGGGATGTTATTAGGTAATGCTTTAAATAGTAGTATTATTGGTATTGAGAAGTATCTTAAAGCACGAAAAGCTTATCGGGATTTCTTTGATTTTGTTCGTATACAGACGGGACGTCCTAATTTGGCCAGCCGACCATTTATCCGTGAAGCTATTCAACAGACCATCTCTCCATTATTGGCAGGGATCTCTGTCACAGGGTTAATTTCGTTACCAGGTATGATGACTGGGCAAATATTAGGGGGATCTGCTCCTACAGTGGCTATTCGATATCAGATCTTGATTTTGGTCACTATTTTTGCAGGAACCACATTGATTCTCTATTTGTCACTTTTGGCTATTCAATACACCCTAAACCGAAGACTATATAAAGAGTGA
- a CDS encoding DoxX family protein: MIKTILFSSEKGGSNLALLILRLTFGLLMLSHGWAKWEAFDTLVAKEEFPSIIISVKVSLILAILAELCCSLLVVVGAFTRIATIPIIFTMLVAIFVIHLGDPLAQKELALLYLAGYTTILIMGPGKISIDAMIKK, translated from the coding sequence ATGATTAAAACAATCTTATTCTCAAGTGAAAAAGGAGGAAGTAACTTAGCACTACTTATCTTGCGTCTCACTTTCGGTCTGTTAATGCTATCACATGGCTGGGCTAAGTGGGAAGCATTCGATACACTTGTTGCCAAAGAGGAATTTCCAAGTATAATTATCTCTGTGAAAGTTTCCCTAATATTGGCAATTCTCGCCGAACTTTGCTGTTCATTGTTAGTTGTGGTTGGAGCTTTTACACGAATTGCGACTATCCCAATTATCTTCACCATGTTGGTGGCAATTTTTGTTATACATCTAGGAGATCCTTTAGCTCAAAAAGAGTTAGCATTACTTTATCTCGCAGGTTATACGACTATTCTTATCATGGGACCTGGAAAAATATCCATTGATGCTATGATAAAAAAATAA